Proteins encoded together in one Calonectris borealis chromosome W, bCalBor7.hap1.2, whole genome shotgun sequence window:
- the LOC142074824 gene encoding LOW QUALITY PROTEIN: uncharacterized protein LOC142074824 (The sequence of the model RefSeq protein was modified relative to this genomic sequence to represent the inferred CDS: inserted 1 base in 1 codon): MWHLTSVDWARGNWYNLQSVVDRTSALHKDVRPAREKVEKLELPLLRPLVKTELAKLKKNFGRTPRESETEYVWRVSLSXGDQILLSEKEARGYWGPGVFLITRNYRTPWSLTQRAAYWAGGLNPLERGHPLAVTGTVDQLVESVQKAACLQMMYDGKLEPRQESPMMMLVDPERVTPLIRGLPDSLKLLGIQLQGRIQAVPQGERVAAALEGLTPDRHRWPPDRKMWTWGEVAQELINYGRKYGPVNLPATKIDSRGLRRAEVKMVPHPGGDRRTPLAKPPGGRDIPNKRSSLWAKGWQKGIPRDLTDGLPTDKLEKLVSGWPDKPADEETGSKNTTSSAPSLINLSETNVPRNSAGN; encoded by the exons CCAgcgagagaaaaagtagagaaattagaaCTGCCCttgctgcgacccttggttaaaaCTGAGTTGGCgaagttaaaaaagaattttggtcgaacccctagggagtcggagacggagtatgtgtggagagtatCGTTAT ggggggatcagattttgttaagtgaaaaggaggcgcgGGGGTATTGGGGACCAGGAGTATTTTTAATTACCAGGAATTACCGcaccccttggtctttaacccagcgggcagcctattgggcggggggttTGAACCCCCTGGAGAGGGGGCATCCCCTCGCAGTCACGGGGACTGtggatcagttggtggaaagtgtgcagaaggcagcttgcttgcagatgatgtatgatggGAAGTTGGAGCccaggcaggagtccccgatgatgatgctgGTAGACCCTGAACGagtgactccccttataaggggactcccCGATTCCCTAAAGCTGCTTGGTATACAATTACAGGGGAGAATACAGGCAGTgcctcagggcgaaagagttgcagctgctttagaaggacttacacccgatCGGCACCGCTGGCCCCCGGATAGGAaaatgtggacttggggggaggtagcccaagaattgatcaattacgggcgcaagtatggccccgttaaccttccagccactaaaatAGACTCTAGGGGCCTGAGGcgagctgaagtaaaaatggttccgcACCCTGGGGGTGATAGAAGAACACCCctcgctaaaccacctggagggagggacatcccaaataagcgcagcagtctgtgggcaaagggatggcaaaaggggattcCGCGTGACTTAacggatggattgccgactgacaagttagaaaaactagTGTCAGGATGGCCCGATAAACCAGCAGATGAAGagacgggttctaaaaataccacctcCAGTGCACCCTCTTTGATCAACTTATCAGAGACAAATGTCCCTCGAaattcggcgggaaactag